One window of the Streptomyces sp. NBC_00259 genome contains the following:
- a CDS encoding TauD/TfdA family dioxygenase: MSSSPNPAALPGVTSRPGAVALLDTEPPADVARWAAEQREALRAVVAERGAVLVRGLNLSDADQVGGVFRRLAGGELMSEREAFAARQSYPGGVYSSTTWPANQPMCMHHELSYTLEFPGLMMFACLSAPTQQGATAVADAPTVLQALPPELVKRFEQEGWLLTRSYNDEIGASFAEAFGTDDKAIIENYCRINAIDFAWQSDGTLHTRQRRSAIVRHPVTGERCWFNQIAFLNQWTLAEEVREYLVDVYGEDGLPFNTRYGDGDPIGEDVVQILNETYEAHTAREPWQAGDLLLVDNIRTAHSREPYEGTREVLVGLAGPVRLTDCSPTIEVSDQ, encoded by the coding sequence ATGTCGTCGTCCCCGAATCCCGCGGCCCTCCCCGGCGTCACGTCGCGGCCCGGCGCCGTTGCGCTTCTTGACACCGAACCCCCCGCCGACGTGGCGCGTTGGGCGGCGGAGCAGCGTGAGGCGCTGCGTGCTGTCGTCGCCGAGCGTGGTGCGGTGCTGGTCCGCGGCCTGAACCTGAGTGATGCCGATCAGGTGGGCGGTGTCTTCCGCCGGCTGGCCGGCGGCGAGCTGATGAGTGAACGCGAGGCCTTCGCCGCCCGGCAGAGCTACCCCGGCGGTGTGTACTCCTCCACCACCTGGCCCGCCAACCAGCCCATGTGCATGCACCACGAACTCAGCTACACCCTCGAGTTCCCCGGCCTGATGATGTTCGCCTGCCTCAGCGCCCCCACCCAGCAGGGCGCCACCGCGGTCGCCGACGCACCCACCGTGCTCCAGGCCCTGCCCCCCGAACTGGTCAAACGGTTCGAGCAGGAAGGCTGGCTCCTCACCCGCAGCTACAACGACGAGATCGGCGCCTCCTTCGCCGAAGCCTTCGGCACCGACGACAAAGCCATCATCGAGAACTACTGCCGGATCAACGCCATCGACTTCGCCTGGCAGAGCGACGGCACCCTGCACACCCGCCAGCGCCGCAGCGCCATCGTCCGCCACCCCGTCACCGGCGAACGCTGCTGGTTCAACCAGATCGCCTTCCTCAACCAGTGGACCCTCGCCGAAGAGGTCCGCGAATACCTCGTCGACGTCTACGGCGAGGACGGCCTGCCCTTCAACACCCGCTACGGCGACGGCGACCCCATCGGCGAGGACGTCGTCCAGATCCTCAACGAGACCTACGAGGCCCACACCGCCCGCGAACCCTGGCAGGCCGGCGACCTCCTGCTCGTCGACAACATCCGCACCGCCCACAGCCGAGAGCCCTACGAAGGCACACGCGAAGTCCTCGTCGGCCTCGCCGGACCCGTACGACTCACCGACTGCTCACCCACCATCGAGGTGAGCGACCAATGA
- a CDS encoding GNAT family N-acetyltransferase, which translates to MPELQRLHAGHAPEVLAFELANRAYFAASVPDRGDDFFDQFTDRYNALLAEQEAGICAFHVLVAEDGSVLGRFNLVDIEDHTAELGYRVAQHVAGRGVATTTVRELCQLAAAQYGLRTLRAATVRRNAASQKVLTKSGFVPVGPADPAHLGGKPGTWYQRDLVHAILPGDRLREGRGHHCPSAE; encoded by the coding sequence ATGCCCGAGTTGCAGCGGCTGCATGCCGGCCATGCCCCGGAGGTCCTGGCCTTCGAGTTGGCGAACCGCGCCTACTTCGCTGCCTCGGTCCCCGACCGCGGCGACGACTTCTTCGACCAGTTCACCGACCGGTACAACGCTTTGTTGGCTGAGCAGGAGGCCGGCATCTGCGCCTTCCACGTGCTCGTCGCTGAGGACGGCTCGGTACTCGGTAGGTTCAACCTGGTCGACATCGAAGACCACACTGCGGAACTCGGCTACCGGGTCGCGCAGCACGTCGCCGGCCGAGGCGTGGCGACGACAACCGTCCGGGAGCTGTGCCAACTGGCCGCGGCCCAGTACGGGTTGCGTACACTGCGAGCGGCCACCGTCCGCCGGAATGCCGCGTCCCAGAAGGTGCTGACCAAATCCGGGTTCGTCCCCGTCGGCCCCGCCGACCCGGCCCACCTCGGCGGTAAGCCAGGCACCTGGTATCAGCGCGACCTGGTGCATGCGATCTTGCCGGGGGACCGGCTGCGGGAAGGCCGCGGTCACCACTGCCCATCGGCAGAATGA
- a CDS encoding acyl-CoA thioesterase: MPNSAADTVSPPPAGAADGTTVHVDRSWWSWNGAQGGYVAALALTAMRDERAARGQGELPVRALSAHFLAPVDERPLHFSAFALREGRRTSMSSVTAVQGGVPALTGSAVFGRTGHGPVYDGIPAPDVPRPEACPVLALPSSLAAFAARLEIRPATGARPLGGGQQAELLAWMRFADHRPLDAETTVVLADALPPALFALWTEARPVPTAELTVHFTDALDARPADSWALVRIRTEHAGGGWGVDDSTIWSGDGRLLALARQARTIRDGLSAKHPR, translated from the coding sequence ATGCCCAATTCAGCCGCAGACACCGTCAGCCCCCCTCCCGCAGGAGCGGCGGACGGCACCACCGTCCACGTCGACCGGTCCTGGTGGTCGTGGAACGGGGCCCAGGGCGGATACGTCGCCGCTCTCGCCCTCACCGCCATGCGCGACGAGCGTGCCGCACGCGGGCAGGGGGAGCTCCCTGTGCGTGCGCTCAGTGCGCACTTCCTGGCCCCCGTGGACGAACGTCCGCTGCATTTCTCGGCCTTCGCCCTGCGAGAGGGCCGCCGCACATCCATGTCCTCGGTCACCGCCGTCCAGGGCGGTGTCCCTGCGCTGACCGGCTCGGCCGTGTTCGGACGGACCGGACACGGCCCTGTGTACGACGGGATCCCCGCACCCGACGTACCGCGCCCCGAGGCGTGCCCTGTGCTCGCCCTCCCGAGTTCCCTGGCAGCCTTCGCCGCGCGCCTGGAGATCCGCCCCGCCACCGGTGCCCGGCCGCTCGGCGGTGGACAGCAGGCGGAACTCCTGGCGTGGATGCGCTTCGCCGACCACCGGCCGCTGGACGCCGAGACGACGGTCGTCCTCGCCGACGCCCTGCCGCCCGCGCTGTTCGCCCTGTGGACCGAGGCGCGCCCGGTGCCGACGGCCGAGCTGACCGTGCACTTCACCGACGCCCTGGACGCGCGCCCGGCGGACAGCTGGGCCCTGGTCCGGATCCGTACCGAACACGCCGGCGGCGGCTGGGGCGTCGACGACAGCACCATCTGGTCCGGCGACGGCCGACTGCTCGCCCTCGCCCGTCAGGCACGCACCATCCGCGACGGACTGTCGGCCAAGCACCCGCGGTGA
- the sbnB gene encoding 2,3-diaminopropionate biosynthesis protein SbnB has protein sequence MSQPSAVPPFAVIPGAQVQHALKGREKQIVELVESTYRLHAAGDSVNPPSYFLRFPDRPTARIIALPASIGGQVRVDGLKWISSFPTNVAAGIPRASAVLILNDHDTGYPFACLESSIISATRTAAMAALAADRLSRGRQRPARIGFIGTGLIARYIHTFLAGTGWSFDEIGVHDVSADSAAGFSGYLQQTPVTGRVTVHEDPQDLIRSSDMVVFATIAAEPHVSDPAWFDHHPLVLHVSLRDLAPEIILASANVVDDVEHCLKADTSPHLAEQLTGGRDFLTGTLDDVMSGKVELPTDRPVVFSPFGLGVLDLAVGKYVYDQMDSSGELHVIDDFFHELRRYG, from the coding sequence ATGTCGCAGCCGTCCGCCGTGCCGCCGTTCGCGGTGATCCCCGGTGCCCAGGTCCAGCATGCCCTCAAGGGCCGTGAGAAGCAGATCGTCGAACTCGTCGAGTCCACCTACCGGTTGCATGCGGCAGGTGATTCGGTGAACCCGCCGTCGTACTTTCTGCGCTTCCCCGACCGCCCGACCGCCCGCATCATCGCGCTTCCGGCCTCGATCGGCGGTCAGGTCCGCGTGGACGGCCTGAAGTGGATCTCCAGCTTCCCGACGAACGTCGCGGCGGGCATTCCGCGCGCCTCGGCCGTGCTGATCCTCAACGACCACGACACCGGCTATCCGTTCGCCTGCCTGGAGAGCTCCATCATCAGCGCCACCAGGACCGCGGCGATGGCGGCCCTGGCCGCGGACCGGCTCAGCCGCGGACGGCAGCGCCCGGCGCGGATCGGGTTCATCGGTACGGGCCTGATCGCCCGCTACATCCACACCTTCCTGGCGGGCACCGGCTGGTCGTTCGACGAGATCGGCGTCCATGACGTGTCCGCAGACAGCGCGGCCGGCTTCAGCGGCTATCTGCAGCAGACGCCCGTCACCGGCCGCGTCACCGTCCACGAAGACCCGCAGGACCTGATCCGCTCCAGCGACATGGTGGTCTTCGCCACCATCGCCGCCGAACCCCACGTCAGCGACCCGGCCTGGTTCGACCACCATCCGCTGGTGCTGCACGTCTCCCTGCGCGACCTCGCACCCGAGATCATTCTCGCGTCCGCGAACGTCGTGGACGACGTCGAACACTGCCTCAAGGCCGACACCTCACCCCATCTGGCCGAACAGCTCACCGGCGGCCGCGACTTCCTCACCGGCACCCTCGACGACGTGATGTCCGGCAAGGTGGAACTGCCCACCGATCGGCCGGTGGTGTTCTCACCCTTCGGCCTCGGCGTCCTCGACCTCGCGGTGGGCAAGTACGTGTACGACCAGATGGACAGCTCCGGCGAACTGCATGTCATCGACGACTTCTTCCACGAACTGCGCCGCTACGGCTGA
- a CDS encoding CGNR zinc finger domain-containing protein, whose amino-acid sequence MSWPATARYDKDPAPGGLAFAQDLMNTIAAGKPRTKDLLQDLTDAQDWLDQALAEWGRITDTPLGSVELDLHTLEELRSFRDDLRRAAGQDGDAILPPVHTAAVALQLGADGQVHVEPRGTGWRRVASLTLIEIFQAQQAGTWQRLKRCRNDHCRTMFFDRSRNNSGVWHDVKVCGNAANLRAYRARQRAKADS is encoded by the coding sequence ATGAGTTGGCCGGCCACGGCCCGCTACGACAAGGACCCGGCCCCGGGAGGGCTTGCCTTCGCCCAGGACCTCATGAACACCATCGCCGCCGGCAAGCCGCGCACGAAGGATCTCCTCCAAGACCTCACCGACGCCCAGGATTGGCTCGATCAGGCACTGGCGGAATGGGGTCGGATCACGGACACCCCCCTGGGCAGTGTCGAACTCGACCTGCACACCCTGGAGGAGCTCCGCAGTTTCCGCGACGATCTGCGCCGGGCTGCCGGACAGGACGGCGACGCCATCCTTCCCCCGGTACACACTGCGGCTGTCGCCCTGCAGCTCGGCGCGGACGGGCAGGTTCACGTGGAGCCGCGCGGCACCGGCTGGCGTCGGGTGGCGTCCCTGACCCTGATCGAGATCTTCCAGGCCCAGCAGGCAGGCACGTGGCAGCGGCTGAAGCGGTGCCGTAACGACCACTGCCGGACGATGTTCTTCGACCGGTCGCGCAACAACAGCGGAGTCTGGCACGACGTCAAGGTGTGCGGTAACGCGGCGAATCTGCGGGCCTACCGGGCGAGGCAGCGGGCCAAGGCCGATTCGTAG
- a CDS encoding flavin reductase family protein, which produces MIIDAAELDAASAYKLLIGSVIPRAVAWVSTVSPEGVANLAPISFFTPVGRKPPMVSITLQPRSDGVTMKDTFVNVRDTGEFVTNLATLPQADAMHASAFEFDPGVDEFEALGLEKEPSEVVRPPRVKDAPIAFECVVDRIIPVGDDGVDHVVWGRVVRFHIRDDLYLERGRIDTAALPAVARLAGEYTVVDNVFTTPLDEVLKARHGHRMRSLDAQGAQSAGWCPLDGKDRSPSGAASASGT; this is translated from the coding sequence ATGATCATCGATGCCGCGGAGCTGGACGCCGCCTCCGCGTACAAACTGCTGATCGGCAGTGTCATTCCACGTGCCGTCGCCTGGGTCAGCACGGTCTCCCCCGAGGGCGTCGCAAACCTCGCGCCCATCTCCTTCTTCACCCCCGTCGGGCGGAAACCGCCCATGGTCTCCATCACCCTGCAGCCGCGGTCGGACGGAGTCACGATGAAGGACACCTTCGTCAACGTCCGCGACACGGGCGAGTTCGTCACCAACCTGGCGACGCTGCCGCAGGCGGACGCGATGCACGCATCGGCGTTCGAGTTCGACCCGGGCGTGGACGAGTTCGAGGCGCTGGGACTGGAGAAGGAACCGTCCGAGGTGGTGCGCCCGCCCCGGGTCAAAGACGCGCCGATCGCGTTCGAATGCGTCGTCGACCGCATCATTCCGGTCGGGGACGACGGTGTCGATCATGTGGTGTGGGGCAGGGTGGTGCGGTTCCACATCAGGGACGACCTCTATCTGGAGCGAGGGCGGATCGACACTGCCGCGCTACCTGCCGTCGCGCGGCTCGCGGGCGAGTACACCGTGGTCGACAACGTCTTCACCACGCCACTGGACGAGGTGCTCAAGGCCCGGCACGGTCACCGGATGCGGAGCCTGGACGCACAGGGCGCACAGTCAGCCGGCTGGTGCCCGCTCGACGGCAAGGACCGGTCCCCCTCGGGTGCGGCGTCCGCCTCCGGAACATAA
- a CDS encoding kinase translates to MVGTERTRLVILRGNSASGKSSVAAGIRDRFGRGLALVGQDNLRRVVLRERDRPGAANIGLIDTVARYSLDAGYHVVLEGILYADHYGTMLTRLRADHRGSTHGYYLHVPFEETLARHATKPIADKVGERELREWYRELDLLPGVTETVIDAGSALTRTIDRIMLDTGLAALPSLED, encoded by the coding sequence ATGGTGGGCACCGAAAGAACCCGGCTCGTGATCCTGCGCGGGAACAGCGCCTCGGGCAAGTCGTCCGTCGCGGCCGGCATCCGCGACCGCTTCGGCCGCGGCTTGGCCCTGGTGGGCCAGGACAACCTCCGCAGAGTCGTCCTGCGCGAACGCGACCGGCCGGGGGCGGCGAACATCGGCCTGATCGACACCGTCGCCCGCTACTCCCTGGACGCCGGCTACCACGTCGTCCTCGAAGGCATCCTCTACGCCGACCACTACGGCACCATGCTCACCCGCCTGCGCGCCGACCACCGCGGCTCGACCCACGGGTACTACCTCCATGTGCCGTTCGAGGAGACACTCGCCCGCCATGCCACCAAGCCGATCGCGGACAAGGTCGGCGAGCGGGAGCTGCGCGAGTGGTACCGCGAACTCGACCTGCTCCCCGGCGTCACCGAGACGGTCATCGACGCCGGCAGCGCCCTCACCCGGACGATCGACCGCATCATGCTCGACACCGGCCTGGCCGCCCTTCCTTCACTGGAGGACTGA
- a CDS encoding LCP family protein has protein sequence MRRLTIGLALLAGLVSWPWAGGPQAVPALKGAAGQDSSHGTNILIVGIDSRTGLSAAEKRRLHVGGEGCDCTDVMMLVHLSKDQRRASIVSLPRDSYVEYAKPDGSTTPPRRGKINGAFKTGRGPLTVRTVEKVTGLHVDHYLETDFSGFEQAVNNLGGATVCTDKALKDDSSGLDIPAGTHLLDGNGALRYARARHINRPGDLGRVRRQQRLLAGMLDRLTGQGALADPVSAAYTAGQLLKSVRTDERTGLDDLVRIGRTLGRLPAARMEFTTVPIANFDHRVPGVGSTLLWHPARSRALWNALRADRPITGDTRVTPVPDTRAETDPATISVRVDDTTVAKALRRSRFAVTDTSASAPSVRPAGPPVITYPAGREADASTLAAALPGSRLRAGARDSAFDVAVGSGPVTVRTVTYDRNTAEGAPVTADHLHCATPRR, from the coding sequence ATGCGTCGTCTTACGATCGGCCTGGCCCTGCTCGCCGGACTGGTGTCCTGGCCCTGGGCGGGCGGCCCCCAGGCCGTTCCCGCCCTCAAGGGAGCAGCAGGCCAGGACAGCAGCCACGGCACGAACATCCTCATCGTCGGCATCGACAGCCGCACCGGGCTGTCAGCCGCCGAGAAGCGGCGCCTTCATGTGGGCGGCGAGGGATGCGACTGCACCGACGTGATGATGCTCGTACACCTGTCAAAGGACCAGCGGCGCGCCAGCATCGTCTCTCTCCCCCGCGACAGTTACGTCGAGTACGCCAAGCCCGACGGCAGCACGACGCCACCCCGCCGAGGCAAGATCAACGGCGCGTTCAAGACCGGCCGCGGGCCGCTGACCGTGCGCACTGTCGAGAAGGTCACGGGCCTTCATGTCGACCACTACCTGGAGACCGACTTCTCCGGCTTCGAACAGGCCGTCAACAATCTGGGCGGCGCGACCGTCTGCACGGACAAGGCGCTCAAGGACGACAGCTCTGGCCTCGACATCCCCGCGGGAACCCACCTTCTCGATGGCAACGGAGCCCTGCGCTACGCCCGGGCCCGGCACATCAACCGCCCGGGAGACCTCGGCCGGGTCCGCCGCCAGCAGCGCCTGCTCGCCGGCATGCTGGATCGGCTGACCGGCCAGGGCGCCCTGGCCGACCCCGTCAGCGCGGCGTACACGGCCGGCCAACTGCTCAAGTCCGTCCGCACAGACGAACGGACAGGCCTGGACGACCTCGTCCGCATCGGCCGGACACTGGGCCGGCTTCCGGCCGCCCGGATGGAGTTCACCACCGTCCCGATCGCCAACTTCGACCATCGCGTGCCCGGCGTGGGATCCACCCTCCTGTGGCATCCGGCCCGGTCCCGGGCCCTTTGGAACGCCCTGCGTGCCGACCGCCCGATCACCGGTGACACCCGCGTCACGCCCGTGCCCGACACCCGCGCCGAGACCGACCCCGCCACCATCTCGGTGCGCGTCGACGACACCACCGTCGCCAAGGCCCTGCGGCGCAGCCGGTTCGCCGTGACCGACACCTCGGCATCAGCGCCGTCGGTACGGCCTGCCGGACCGCCCGTCATCACCTATCCCGCGGGGCGCGAAGCGGATGCCTCCACACTGGCCGCCGCCCTGCCCGGATCACGTCTGCGGGCAGGCGCCCGGGACTCCGCCTTCGACGTCGCCGTCGGCTCCGGGCCCGTCACGGTCAGGACCGTCACGTACGACCGCAACACCGCCGAAGGCGCACCCGTCACCGCAGACCACCTCCACTGCGCCACGCCGCGGCGATGA
- a CDS encoding phytoene/squalene synthase family protein, with the protein MPTWSRTLDEAGVSDPLLRRDYTEQRRLVARFARAEYMAVRLLLPAAVVPDVIAATAFMHHSDNLIDQGPLDERLKALESWEIQVKDAFDSGSTDQSVLRALVHTAGRHAQLEGHVQAFLTGAPAEVHWEGFDTDDDFRRYVDAYSHPAFMLIACLLEPPAQADAYRTGCRTFIESSQRLDFLEDLADDLGTGRLGLSQESLAAFGITRAQLERGESSEGLEKLTCHQVELIRPGLVASQSLADLVDPRSRQFMTALVSLQQIRLQKVEETGVSLLRKSPSKPIAASLRVLARAYHAARRAR; encoded by the coding sequence ATGCCCACCTGGTCTCGCACACTCGACGAAGCCGGCGTCTCCGATCCGCTCCTGCGGAGGGATTACACCGAGCAGCGGCGCCTGGTCGCCCGCTTCGCCCGCGCCGAGTACATGGCGGTCCGGTTGCTGTTGCCCGCCGCTGTCGTCCCGGACGTCATTGCCGCCACCGCATTCATGCACCACAGCGACAACCTCATCGATCAAGGACCCCTCGACGAGCGGCTGAAGGCACTCGAGTCCTGGGAGATTCAAGTGAAGGACGCCTTCGACAGCGGCTCGACAGACCAATCAGTGCTGCGCGCGCTGGTCCACACCGCCGGCCGACACGCACAGTTGGAGGGGCACGTCCAGGCTTTCCTCACCGGAGCTCCTGCAGAAGTGCACTGGGAAGGCTTCGACACGGACGACGACTTCCGAAGGTACGTCGACGCCTACTCGCACCCGGCTTTCATGCTTATCGCCTGTCTGCTCGAGCCCCCGGCACAGGCTGATGCCTATCGCACGGGATGCCGAACGTTCATCGAGTCGAGTCAGCGGCTCGACTTTCTGGAGGACCTCGCTGACGACCTCGGGACCGGACGCCTTGGCCTTTCACAGGAGAGCCTCGCGGCCTTCGGCATCACGCGTGCTCAACTGGAGCGGGGGGAGAGCTCAGAGGGACTCGAGAAGCTGACTTGTCATCAGGTGGAGCTGATCCGGCCAGGGCTCGTCGCCTCCCAGAGCCTTGCCGACCTTGTCGACCCTCGCAGCAGGCAGTTCATGACCGCGCTCGTGTCCCTGCAGCAGATACGGCTCCAGAAAGTCGAGGAGACGGGAGTGTCGCTCCTTCGCAAGTCCCCGAGCAAGCCGATCGCGGCCTCCCTTCGCGTGCTCGCTCGTGCCTACCATGCTGCCCGCCGCGCACGGTGA
- a CDS encoding FAD-binding oxidoreductase, producing the protein MHTRPALVVHARTRVDVQAAVRAARRHGLPLSVRAGGHDIPGRSLRQHALVIDLTRMGQVTVDPVTRVATVGGGTTAAGLVAALVPHGLNAVTGTVGGVGMAGLTLAGGYGPLNGRYGLVLDNLLGADVVLADGRTVRVDAEREPELFWALRGGGGNFGVVTSMRLRLHPHDGLLAGLIGYPWAQAGKVLERLGQVLAEAPDALTVQTAFLTGPDGAPTLFLMPTWNAATSTGEPHLGALQRLGAPAFAQVGPTSQEELLHRNDAQGEFTGRHLTARTRSVAALTPGVVEAFIAAGDSVASTASGVLLHHFHGAAARVAPESTAFGIRQDHFMVEIVAAWEPADAGPHHAWADSVVGSLAPHALPGGYPNMLGSGQDAEIARAYGPNTARLLAAKARFDPDGTFTATPLPPAARA; encoded by the coding sequence GTGCACACCCGGCCCGCCCTCGTCGTCCACGCACGCACCCGAGTCGACGTTCAGGCCGCGGTGCGCGCGGCCCGCCGGCACGGCCTGCCGCTGTCGGTACGCGCCGGCGGCCACGACATCCCCGGACGCAGCCTGCGCCAGCACGCGCTGGTGATCGACTTGACCCGTATGGGGCAGGTCACCGTCGACCCGGTCACGCGTGTGGCCACCGTCGGCGGGGGCACCACGGCCGCCGGCCTCGTCGCCGCGCTGGTCCCGCACGGGCTGAATGCCGTCACCGGCACGGTCGGCGGCGTCGGCATGGCGGGCCTGACCCTCGCGGGCGGGTACGGCCCGCTCAACGGCCGGTACGGTCTAGTGCTGGACAACCTGCTCGGTGCCGACGTCGTCCTGGCCGACGGCCGGACGGTGCGGGTGGACGCGGAGCGCGAACCCGAACTCTTCTGGGCCCTTCGCGGCGGTGGCGGCAACTTCGGCGTCGTGACATCCATGCGCCTGCGCCTGCACCCCCACGACGGTCTGCTCGCCGGCCTGATCGGCTATCCCTGGGCACAGGCCGGGAAGGTGCTGGAACGGCTCGGCCAGGTCCTGGCCGAAGCGCCCGACGCACTCACCGTGCAGACCGCCTTCCTCACCGGCCCCGACGGAGCACCGACGCTGTTCCTGATGCCGACATGGAACGCCGCGACAAGCACGGGTGAGCCGCACCTGGGCGCACTGCAGCGACTCGGAGCCCCGGCCTTTGCACAGGTCGGCCCGACCTCCCAGGAAGAACTGCTGCACCGCAACGACGCTCAGGGCGAGTTCACCGGACGGCACTTGACCGCGCGCACGCGGTCGGTCGCCGCCCTCACGCCAGGGGTCGTCGAGGCCTTCATCGCGGCGGGGGATTCGGTCGCCAGTACGGCATCGGGCGTGCTGCTGCATCACTTCCACGGCGCCGCGGCCCGGGTGGCTCCCGAGAGCACCGCGTTCGGCATCCGGCAGGACCACTTCATGGTCGAGATCGTCGCGGCGTGGGAACCGGCAGACGCCGGGCCGCATCATGCGTGGGCGGACTCGGTCGTCGGCTCTCTGGCGCCCCACGCGCTGCCGGGCGGCTACCCCAACATGCTCGGCTCCGGTCAGGACGCCGAGATCGCCCGCGCCTACGGCCCGAACACGGCACGACTCCTGGCCGCCAAGGCCCGGTTCGACCCCGACGGCACCTTCACGGCCACACCCCTGCCGCCCGCCGCACGGGCCTGA
- a CDS encoding TetR/AcrR family transcriptional regulator: MSPRSERTSTPGTRSTTGGAGGAGEGRNGERPSRRAEYAEATRRAVIDEARRLFSERGYFATKVDDIAAAARVSPATVYVIGGKQGLLRILVDRWSAAPEVETARQQLEEAGDPAEILRIVAALTRRMREDYGDIMRVVLATAPHDAAAAEGLALATGRYRDGTRVAARRLAELGALQSGIDVERALDILWFYFGYQGFFTLVDDNDWSHAQAEEWLLTAARQALLTP; the protein is encoded by the coding sequence ATGAGTCCTCGAAGTGAGCGCACATCCACCCCCGGCACCCGCAGCACGACCGGTGGGGCCGGCGGGGCCGGTGAGGGGCGGAACGGTGAGCGGCCCAGCCGGCGGGCGGAGTACGCGGAAGCGACCCGCCGCGCCGTCATCGACGAGGCACGCCGACTGTTCAGCGAGCGCGGCTACTTCGCCACGAAGGTCGACGACATCGCCGCCGCCGCCCGGGTCTCGCCGGCGACCGTGTACGTCATCGGTGGCAAGCAGGGCCTGCTGCGGATCCTGGTCGACCGATGGTCCGCGGCTCCCGAGGTCGAGACGGCCCGGCAGCAGCTGGAGGAGGCCGGCGACCCGGCGGAGATCCTGCGCATCGTCGCGGCCCTGACACGGCGGATGCGCGAGGACTACGGGGACATCATGCGGGTCGTGCTGGCCACGGCCCCCCACGACGCGGCGGCCGCGGAGGGTCTCGCCCTGGCCACCGGGCGCTATCGCGACGGCACCAGGGTGGCTGCCCGGCGCCTTGCGGAACTGGGCGCCCTGCAGAGCGGCATCGACGTCGAGCGGGCCCTGGACATCCTGTGGTTCTACTTCGGATACCAGGGCTTCTTCACCCTCGTCGACGACAACGACTGGTCCCACGCCCAGGCCGAGGAGTGGCTCCTCACCGCCGCCCGCCAGGCACTGCTGACGCCTTGA